One genomic region from Streptomyces sp. NBC_00582 encodes:
- a CDS encoding CBS domain-containing protein, giving the protein MARIVGEVMTFDVVEARPETSFKDVVRLLDRHRISGLPVVDDDDKVVGVISETDLIRRQASRPVSRAVTARELMSTPAITVHPEQRIADAARLMERRGVERLPVVDEEDRLIGIATRRDLLRVFLRTDDEIGRDVREEVLTRALGRSADGVTVSVRDGVVTLAGSPEHGGDLPLAIRLTYRVDGVVGVVNRLVLQTTSGPVGLVEGPMGPAPGPR; this is encoded by the coding sequence ATGGCCCGCATCGTCGGTGAGGTGATGACCTTCGACGTCGTCGAGGCGCGCCCGGAGACATCGTTCAAGGACGTCGTACGGCTGCTGGACCGCCACCGGATCAGTGGGCTGCCCGTGGTGGACGACGACGACAAGGTCGTGGGAGTGATCTCCGAGACCGATCTGATCCGCCGCCAGGCGTCCCGGCCCGTCTCCCGCGCCGTCACGGCGCGGGAGCTGATGTCGACACCCGCGATCACCGTGCATCCGGAGCAGCGGATCGCCGACGCCGCGCGGCTGATGGAGCGGCGTGGCGTCGAGCGTCTGCCGGTGGTGGACGAGGAGGACCGGCTGATCGGCATCGCCACACGGCGCGACCTGCTGCGCGTCTTCCTGCGCACGGACGACGAGATCGGCCGGGACGTCCGCGAGGAGGTGCTGACCCGCGCCCTCGGCCGGTCGGCCGACGGCGTGACCGTGTCGGTCCGGGACGGCGTGGTCACGCTGGCAGGGTCCCCCGAGCACGGCGGGGATCTTCCGCTCGCGATCCGGCTGACATACCGGGTGGACGGTGTCGTCGGCGTCGTCAACAGGCTGGTCCTGCAAACCACTTCGGGGCCGGTCGGCCTCGTGGAGGGACCAATGGGTCCTGCTCCCGGACCCCGCTGA
- the adhE gene encoding bifunctional acetaldehyde-CoA/alcohol dehydrogenase: MTRHDDRTATTDPAGAPSDIAVAVDRLVANGLKALTDYETLDQEQVDHIVKKASVAALDQHTALARLAVEETGRGVFEDKAAKNMFACEYVTHSMGPMKTVGVIARDDLDDMTEIAEPVGVVCAVTPVTNPTSTTIFKALMALKTRNPVVFAFHPSAQRCSAQAARVVRDAAVAAGAPEHCVQWIETPSVEATGTLMRHPGVSLILATGGNAMVKAAYSAGKPALGVGAGNVPAYVHRSADLRRAVNDLVLSKSFDNGMICASEQAVVLDEEIHDAVLAEFRALHAHLATAEEKAKLETFLFPVGAAGAGPEPKVNSAAVGRSASWIAEQAGFSVPEHTSLILVECDGVGPREPLTREKLCPVLAVLRAGSEQQGFDLAADMVAFHGQGHTAVIHTGDPGPAEAYGRRMKTVRIIVNAPSSHGAIGGIYNSLLPSLTLGCGSWGSTSVSNNVSAAQLLNVKRVSARRNNLQWFKVPPKIYFEPQSLRYLTSMPDIHRVTVVTDATMTRLGLVDRVERVLRRRREPVTLQVIDDVEPEPSIDSVRRGARLMGDFRPDTIIALGGGSPMDAAKVMWLLYEQQAEGGDVDFADMRHKFSDIRKRAFRFPTLGRLARLVCVPTTSGTGAEVTPFAVISDPATGKKYPLADYALTPSVAIVDPLLTTGLPRELAADSGFDALTHAIEAYVSVYANDFTDGLALHAIRMIFDHIDAAVNDRAGHPEAREKMHNAGTIAGMAFGNAFLGIVHAMSHTLGATFHIAHGRTNAVLLPHVIRYNGSAPTKLTGWPKYEHYRAPERFQDIARTLGLPAATPAEGVESLAAAVERLRGAVGIEPTFQALGVDERAFLDALPQQALNAFEDQCAPANPRMPLLDDMRDLMRTAYYGLDQGRRNA; encoded by the coding sequence ATGACCCGCCACGACGACCGCACCGCGACCACCGACCCCGCCGGCGCGCCGTCCGACATCGCCGTCGCGGTGGACCGCCTGGTGGCGAACGGGCTGAAGGCGCTCACCGACTACGAGACGCTCGACCAGGAACAGGTCGACCACATCGTCAAGAAGGCCTCGGTCGCCGCCCTGGACCAGCACACCGCGCTGGCCCGGCTCGCGGTGGAGGAGACCGGACGCGGCGTCTTCGAGGACAAGGCCGCCAAGAACATGTTCGCCTGCGAGTACGTCACGCACAGCATGGGCCCGATGAAGACGGTCGGAGTCATCGCCCGCGACGACCTCGACGACATGACCGAGATCGCCGAACCGGTCGGAGTGGTCTGCGCGGTCACGCCCGTCACCAACCCGACCTCCACCACGATCTTCAAGGCGCTGATGGCGCTGAAGACCCGCAACCCCGTCGTGTTCGCCTTCCACCCCTCCGCCCAGCGCTGCAGCGCACAGGCGGCCCGGGTCGTGCGTGACGCGGCGGTCGCCGCGGGCGCACCGGAGCACTGTGTGCAGTGGATCGAGACGCCGTCCGTCGAGGCGACCGGCACCCTGATGCGCCACCCCGGCGTCTCGCTGATCCTGGCCACCGGCGGCAACGCCATGGTCAAGGCCGCCTACTCGGCGGGCAAGCCCGCCCTGGGCGTGGGCGCCGGCAACGTTCCCGCCTACGTCCACCGCAGTGCCGACCTGCGCCGGGCCGTGAACGACCTGGTGCTCTCCAAGTCCTTCGACAACGGCATGATCTGCGCCTCCGAACAGGCCGTCGTCCTGGACGAGGAGATCCACGACGCGGTCCTCGCCGAGTTCCGCGCCCTGCACGCCCACCTGGCCACCGCCGAGGAGAAGGCGAAGCTGGAGACCTTCCTGTTCCCCGTCGGCGCGGCGGGCGCGGGCCCCGAGCCCAAGGTCAACTCCGCGGCCGTGGGGCGGAGCGCGTCCTGGATCGCCGAACAGGCCGGATTCTCCGTGCCGGAGCACACGTCGCTCATCCTGGTGGAGTGCGACGGGGTCGGCCCGCGGGAGCCGCTCACCCGCGAGAAGCTCTGCCCGGTCCTCGCCGTCCTGCGGGCCGGTTCCGAGCAGCAGGGCTTCGATCTGGCCGCCGACATGGTCGCCTTCCACGGACAGGGCCACACTGCCGTCATCCACACCGGGGACCCCGGGCCGGCGGAGGCGTACGGCCGCCGTATGAAGACCGTGCGGATCATCGTCAACGCCCCGTCCTCGCACGGTGCGATCGGCGGCATCTACAACAGCCTGCTGCCGTCGCTGACGCTGGGCTGCGGCTCCTGGGGCAGCACGTCGGTGTCGAACAACGTCTCGGCCGCCCAGTTGCTGAACGTCAAGCGGGTGTCGGCGCGCCGCAACAACCTCCAGTGGTTCAAGGTACCTCCCAAGATCTACTTCGAGCCCCAGTCCCTCCGCTACCTCACCTCGATGCCGGACATCCACCGTGTCACCGTCGTCACCGACGCGACGATGACCCGTCTCGGCCTCGTCGACCGGGTCGAGCGCGTGCTGCGACGGCGCCGTGAGCCGGTCACCCTCCAGGTCATCGACGACGTCGAACCCGAGCCCAGCATCGACTCCGTCCGGCGCGGCGCCCGCCTCATGGGCGATTTCCGCCCCGACACCATCATCGCCCTCGGCGGCGGCTCGCCCATGGACGCGGCCAAGGTGATGTGGCTGCTGTACGAGCAGCAGGCCGAGGGCGGGGACGTCGACTTCGCCGACATGCGGCACAAGTTCTCCGACATCCGCAAACGCGCCTTCCGCTTCCCGACCCTGGGCAGGCTGGCCCGGCTGGTGTGCGTCCCGACCACCTCCGGCACCGGCGCCGAGGTGACCCCGTTCGCCGTCATCTCCGACCCGGCCACCGGCAAGAAGTACCCGCTGGCCGACTACGCCCTCACCCCGAGCGTGGCGATCGTCGACCCCCTGCTCACCACCGGGCTGCCCCGGGAACTGGCCGCCGACAGCGGCTTCGACGCCCTCACCCACGCCATCGAGGCGTATGTGTCCGTCTACGCCAACGACTTCACCGACGGCCTCGCCCTGCACGCGATCCGGATGATCTTCGACCACATCGATGCGGCCGTGAACGACCGCGCGGGCCACCCCGAGGCGCGGGAGAAGATGCACAACGCCGGCACCATCGCGGGCATGGCCTTCGGCAACGCCTTCCTCGGCATCGTCCACGCCATGTCCCACACCCTGGGCGCCACCTTCCACATCGCGCACGGCCGCACCAACGCCGTGCTCCTGCCGCACGTCATCCGCTACAACGGCAGCGCCCCGACGAAGCTCACCGGCTGGCCCAAGTACGAGCACTACCGCGCTCCCGAACGTTTCCAGGACATCGCCCGCACCCTCGGCCTGCCGGCGGCCACCCCGGCCGAGGGCGTCGAGTCCCTCGCCGCGGCGGTGGAACGGCTGCGCGGCGCCGTCGGCATCGAGCCGACGTTCCAGGCCCTCGGCGTCGACGAGCGCGCCTTCCTCGACGCCCTGCCCCAACAGGCCCTCAACGCCTTCGAGGACCAGTGCGCCCCCGCCAACCCCCGGATGCCCCTGCTCGACGACATGCGGGACCTCATGCGAACCGCCTACTACGGCCTCGACCAGGGCCGTCGGAACGCGTAG
- the ppdK gene encoding pyruvate, phosphate dikinase yields MVRYVYDFAEGGRDQAGLLGGKGANLAEMTRLGLPVPPGFTVTTEACRAFFATGAEPDGLAREISEHLTALERAAGRRLGQPDDPLLLSVRSGARFSMPGMMETILDIGLDDSSVLGLAKVSGNERFAWDSYRRLVQMFGSTVMGVDGSLFESGMADLKRVRGAADDLDLNAADLAGLVGTYKDLIRAETGEDFPQSPAEQLRRAVLAVFESWNGERARLYRRREHIADDLGTAVNVQTMVFGNLGADSGSGVAFTRDPATGRPGLYGDYLADAQGEDVVAGIRNTVPLTALEELDPTSYERLRGHMRTLEGHYRDLCDIEFTIERGRLWMLQTRVGKRTAEAAFAIAAELADEGLITPDEGLARVTGDGLARLMFPRFDTSAVGEPLAHGLPASPGAAVGAAVFDSAEAVRRAAAGEKVVLVRQETTPDDLPGMIAAQAVLTGRGGKTSHAAVVARGMGRVCVCGAEELAVDTEARRFTVRDTVVEEGTVVSVDGSDGAVYLGAAPLVDSAVMRYFETGERAVPLVEAVARAMERADGARRLEVRANADTPEDAARARRFGARGVGLCRTEHMFLGERRKLVEAMILARDEGEREQALGALLPLQRQDFIGILEAMDGLPVTIRLIDPPLHEFLPDRTDLAVRIATAEAQGAVPDPHDTALLDAVNRMHEENPMLGLRGVRLGLVVPGLVAMQVRAIAEAVVARTRAGGSPEAEIMVPLVGAVEELRIEREEVERVLAEVSEESGVPVRCPVGTMIELPRAALTAGRIAEEAEFFSFGTNDLTQTTWGFSRDDVEAAFFSAYLDKGIFATSPFETLDRAGVGRLVRIAVDEGRATRPDLKIGVCGEHGGDPDSVHFFHAAGLDYVSCSPFRVPVARLEAGRAALPGTGTDDSR; encoded by the coding sequence CCGTGACCAGGCCGGCCTGCTCGGCGGCAAGGGTGCGAACCTGGCCGAGATGACCCGGCTGGGGCTGCCGGTCCCGCCGGGTTTCACGGTGACCACCGAGGCCTGCCGCGCCTTCTTCGCCACCGGCGCCGAGCCGGACGGTCTGGCGCGGGAGATCTCCGAGCACCTGACCGCCCTGGAGCGGGCGGCGGGACGGCGGCTGGGACAACCCGACGACCCGCTGCTGCTCTCCGTCCGCTCCGGGGCGCGGTTCTCCATGCCCGGCATGATGGAGACGATCCTCGACATCGGCCTCGACGACTCCTCCGTGCTCGGCCTGGCGAAGGTCTCCGGGAACGAGCGCTTCGCCTGGGACTCCTACCGCCGCCTCGTGCAGATGTTCGGCAGCACCGTCATGGGGGTCGACGGCTCTCTCTTCGAGAGCGGCATGGCCGACCTCAAGCGGGTCCGGGGCGCCGCGGACGATCTGGATCTGAACGCGGCGGATCTGGCCGGCCTCGTCGGGACGTACAAGGACCTGATCCGCGCGGAGACCGGTGAGGACTTCCCGCAGTCCCCGGCCGAGCAACTGCGCCGCGCGGTCCTCGCCGTGTTCGAGTCCTGGAACGGCGAGCGCGCCCGGCTGTACCGCCGACGCGAGCACATCGCGGACGACCTGGGCACCGCGGTCAATGTGCAGACCATGGTCTTCGGCAACCTCGGAGCCGACTCCGGCAGCGGCGTCGCCTTCACCCGGGACCCGGCCACCGGGCGGCCCGGCCTGTACGGCGACTACCTGGCGGACGCGCAGGGCGAGGACGTCGTCGCGGGCATCCGCAACACCGTCCCGCTGACCGCCCTGGAAGAGCTGGATCCGACGTCGTACGAGCGACTGCGCGGGCACATGCGGACGTTGGAGGGGCACTACCGGGATCTGTGCGACATCGAGTTCACCATCGAGCGGGGCAGGCTGTGGATGCTCCAGACCCGGGTCGGCAAGCGCACGGCCGAGGCCGCGTTCGCCATCGCCGCGGAACTGGCCGACGAAGGCCTCATCACCCCCGACGAGGGCCTCGCCCGGGTCACCGGCGACGGCCTCGCCCGGCTGATGTTCCCCCGGTTCGACACCTCGGCCGTCGGCGAGCCCCTCGCGCACGGCCTGCCGGCCTCGCCGGGTGCGGCGGTGGGCGCGGCGGTGTTCGACTCGGCCGAAGCGGTCCGCCGGGCCGCCGCCGGCGAGAAGGTCGTCCTCGTCCGCCAGGAGACCACCCCGGACGATCTCCCGGGCATGATCGCCGCACAGGCGGTGCTGACCGGCCGCGGCGGCAAGACGAGCCACGCGGCGGTGGTCGCGCGCGGGATGGGCAGGGTGTGCGTGTGCGGTGCGGAGGAGCTCGCCGTGGACACCGAGGCACGCCGGTTCACCGTCCGGGACACCGTGGTCGAGGAGGGCACGGTCGTCTCCGTCGACGGGTCCGACGGCGCGGTGTACCTGGGCGCGGCTCCCCTGGTCGACTCCGCTGTCATGCGCTACTTCGAGACGGGCGAGCGCGCGGTGCCCCTGGTCGAGGCCGTGGCGCGCGCCATGGAGCGGGCGGACGGCGCCCGGCGGCTCGAGGTGCGGGCGAACGCCGACACCCCCGAGGACGCCGCACGGGCCCGGCGGTTCGGTGCGCGGGGCGTCGGGCTGTGCCGTACCGAGCACATGTTCCTCGGCGAGCGCCGCAAGCTGGTCGAGGCGATGATCCTGGCCCGTGACGAGGGCGAGCGCGAGCAGGCGCTGGGCGCGCTGCTGCCGCTCCAGCGGCAGGACTTCATCGGCATCCTGGAGGCGATGGACGGTCTGCCGGTGACCATCCGGCTCATCGACCCTCCCCTGCACGAGTTCCTGCCGGACCGCACCGACCTCGCCGTGCGCATCGCCACCGCCGAGGCCCAGGGCGCCGTGCCCGATCCGCACGACACCGCACTGCTCGACGCGGTCAACCGGATGCACGAGGAGAATCCGATGCTCGGGCTGCGCGGCGTCCGTCTGGGCCTGGTCGTGCCGGGGCTGGTCGCGATGCAGGTGCGGGCGATCGCCGAGGCGGTCGTGGCGCGCACGCGGGCGGGGGGCTCCCCCGAGGCGGAGATCATGGTGCCGCTGGTCGGCGCCGTGGAGGAACTGCGCATCGAACGGGAGGAAGTGGAACGGGTCCTCGCCGAGGTCTCCGAGGAGTCCGGTGTCCCCGTGCGCTGCCCGGTCGGCACCATGATCGAGCTGCCCCGGGCCGCGCTCACCGCCGGGCGGATCGCGGAGGAGGCGGAGTTCTTCTCCTTCGGCACCAACGACCTCACCCAGACCACCTGGGGCTTCTCCCGCGACGACGTGGAGGCGGCGTTCTTCTCCGCCTACCTCGACAAGGGGATCTTCGCCACGTCCCCCTTCGAGACGCTCGACCGGGCGGGCGTGGGCCGGCTGGTCCGGATCGCCGTCGACGAGGGCCGCGCCACGCGACCCGATCTGAAGATCGGCGTCTGCGGCGAGCACGGCGGCGATCCGGACTCCGTCCACTTCTTCCACGCGGCGGGACTGGACTACGTCTCCTGCTCGCCGTTCCGCGTCCCGGTCGCGCGCCTGGAGGCGGGACGCGCCGCGCTCCCCGGGACGGGGACGGACGACAGCAGGTGA